CACGGTAGATTTCACTCTTTGTCGTCAGCGCCCAGACGATCCGGGCCATTCGGTTGGCTAGGCCACTGCGATCAGTACCCTCGGCTTGCGCGCCAGCATCCTGGCGAGCGAGAGATCGGTCGTCGCACCACGCCGAGCGGACCACGGCCATGGTGCCCGTGATCAACAGCCGTCTGAGGTCACGCTGAGCCATCTTCGATGTCTTGCCCAGCCTCGGCTTGCCGCCGGTCGTGTGCTGGCGCGACACCATTAACAGGCAGGTTTGAAACCCGCCTGTCACCTAACAGCACCGATACGCAGTAATGCGCTGTCGTCGCCAATTATGCCGTTATTTCTATAAGTTAAGCGCCATCTGAAGCGACAGACGCCGCCACCGTCAGCACTCTCGTGCGCTTCGATTCGTTCTCTGGTGTTGACTTTAGGGTTGACTATGGGCTGGTCCACGTTTATCCTGCCCCCATGGAAAATTCCGTAAAACTCACCGCCAAGGTCAAGCTCACCCTCACCAAACGCACAGTAGACGCCCTCGAGCCCGAAGACAAGCCCTGGATCGCCTGGGACGACAAGCTCACGGGCTTCGGCGTTCGTGTCCATCCCTCGGGCGCCAAGTCTTACGTTGTAAACTACCGCGCCGGCAACGGCGGGCGCAAGGCGCCCAACAAGCGTGTGGTGGTGGGCCGCGCCGGCCGGGCCACCCCGGACCAGGCAAGGCGTCGGGCGCAGGAACTCCTGGGGCGCGTGGCCGCGGGGGAAGACCCGGCGGGCGAGCGGACGGAGGCGCGGGGGTTGCCGAGGCTGGGAGCGGCCTGCGAGGACTACATCGAGTCCGGCCATGACCTGGCGGCCAGCACCGAGCGGGGCTATCGTCGCTACACTACTCTCTATCTCGGCGACTGGCTCTCTCGCCCTCTTGATGGCATCACCCGCCGTGACGTCGAAGGCCGCTTCCGGCTCCTTACGGAGCGCCACGGCCCGATGCCCGCCAACCAGTGCCTGTCGTTCCTGCGCTCGGTGTACCGAAGGCCCTGCGTGGACTACGAGGGTCTGCACAACCCGGTGGAGCAGTGGCTTGCAGCGGGAGGACGCTACCACCGGAAGACGAGGAAGCGGATATCGTCTCCGGCCGAGGTGCTGCCGTGCTGGCGCACGGGAATGGACGCGGCGGTGCCGAACCCGGTGCACCGGGACGTGTTACTGTTCGGACTCTACACGGGGATGCGCCGGGGAGAGATCATGGCGCT
This Deltaproteobacteria bacterium DNA region includes the following protein-coding sequences:
- a CDS encoding transposase, which encodes MVSRQHTTGGKPRLGKTSKMAQRDLRRLLITGTMAVVRSAWCDDRSLARQDAGAQAEGTDRSGLANRMARIVWALTTKSEIYRVPAAA
- a CDS encoding integrase family protein translates to MENSVKLTAKVKLTLTKRTVDALEPEDKPWIAWDDKLTGFGVRVHPSGAKSYVVNYRAGNGGRKAPNKRVVVGRAGRATPDQARRRAQELLGRVAAGEDPAGERTEARGLPRLGAACEDYIESGHDLAASTERGYRRYTTLYLGDWLSRPLDGITRRDVEGRFRLLTERHGPMPANQCLSFLRSVYRRPCVDYEGLHNPVEQWLAAGGRYHRKTRKRISSPAEVLPCWRTGMDAAVPNPVHRDVLLFGLYTGMRRGEIMALRWEDVNLEAGLFRVEETKTGVPLELPVTRQLGKILARRRAEWDTLREQLGDWVFPSRSSESGHVEELHRHYEAIGRAGGAKFWFHALRNCFITVAERELMLPRSLTKRLVNHARPNDVTEGYAADWTVGQLREPAQRVADRIDELTESNGSTAHLHAPAR